ACGATGCTGGCGGAGTTGATGGATGTCTCAGCCGCCTTTGGCTCTCAGACCCCAATCGCGGATGATCCGAAAATTCAACACCGTTGTGCGCAGATTGCCACGGAGTGCGATGCGCTTCTTCACGATGAGGTTCCACAGCATGAGGACTATATGGCTCCCGGAATGGAGACCAATCTGACGCTGTTGGATCGAGTTGAGGGCAACCTGCATGTGATCGCGTCGATGCCGCACGATTTCAGTCCCGAACGCGACAGAGAACTTGTCGCGCTTCCGACAAATAAGGTTCCGTTACTGATTCCAGGAGCTTTCAAAGACCCGAATACATGGGCGTTCGGTCTCAAAATCAGCCTTTGCGCGACGCTTTGCTACATCGTCTATTGGGCTGTGGATTGGCCTGGGATTTCGACTTCGGTGATCACTGTGTTGGTTGCAGGCCTGGCCACCACGGGCGCGATTAAGCAGAAGTTTGCCTTTCGGCTGGCTGGGGCATTGATTGGCGGACTCATCCTGGGGTTGGGATGCACGGCGTTTCTGTTTCCCGAGATGGACTCGATTACTTCGCTGGTTGTGCTGGTCGCTATTGTCGCGTTCGGATCGGCGTGGATCGGGGGCGGGAGGCAGTTCAGCTATGTTGGTCTCCAAATTATCTTTTCCTTCTATCTGGTGGCCTTCGAGGACTTTCAGGCTCCGACGCAGTTAGCTCCAGCTCGCGACAGGTTGATCGGAATTCTGCTTGCTTTGGGAGTGATGTGGATTGTCTTCGACACGATGTGGCCTGTGCGAACTGTAACTGCAATGCGGCGTGCTCTTGCCTCAATCCTGCGCAGTGACGCCGAGCTTTTTCGAACTGAACTGACCTCAATCCCTCATGAGGAACTTATCCGGCAAACGGATGTGCTGCGTGATCGCATTGGCAAGACGATGGCTGCCATTCGCAGCATGAACGATGCGGTGGAATATGAGTTTGGCCTGGATCGCCAGAAGCATATGGATACCGCGGTTCACATACTTCGTTCTGCGCTGACGGCCGTAGCCCTTCTATGGAATGAACTGGCAGTTCTCCACAAGGAAGAGGATGCGGACTTTCTGGTTCAATCCAGCCTGAGGGATTTGCGCCGGAAACTGTCGGATCGATTGGACCAGCTTGCCGCCTCGGTAGTGGAAGAATCCGCGGTGTCTGCCGGGCAAGTTGCCTGCGAGGCAGATGCGGAAATCCTGGGGAATCCTCGCTATGGTGAATATGCGCGCCACGTGATCGCGCGCTATGAGGAATTGCAGAGCACATTGGCCGGCCTTGAATCGGCGCGCTGAGGTCTTGGGAATGAACTTTATGCTCTCTCCATCTCTCCGCAAGAAACGTCAACTTTCAACAGTCGTTGCAAATCCAATCGAGTCAAGCATGAGTATCATCGGCAATTGCCGACCTAAGCCCGGCATGGAGAAGCGGATATGGCTGAAGTTGAAAAATATGATGTCCTCGTTCTAGGCAGCGGAGAAGCTGGCAAGTACATCGCGTGGCATCAGGCCTCTGCCGGAAAACGCGCTGCGGTAATCGAGCGCAGATATGTCGGAGGATCCTGCCCGAATATTGCGTGCCTGCCAAGCAAGAATGTGATTCACAGTGCGAAGGTTGCCAGTTATGTTGAGCGCAGCGGCGAATTTGGCGTGGTGTTCGACACACCTCCTGAGTCGCACATCGATATGGTTCAGGTGCGGGAGCGCAAGCGGGCGATGGTGGAGGGCCTGGTGCAAATGCATCTGGGCAATTTCAGGAAGAGCGGCGCGGAGATCGTGATGGGATTTGGCCGCTTTGTTGCGCAGAAAACGATCGAAGTGGCGTTGCAGGATGGTGGAACCAGGCTGCTTCACGGAGAGATGGTCGTTCTTAGCACCGGCAGCCGCACGAGAATGGAGGTCATCCCTGGACTTGCCGAAGCTCAGCCGCTTACGCATATCGAAGCGCTGGAACTCGACGTCGTTCCGCAGCAATTGTTGATTCTTGGCGGCGGTTTCATCGCTCTGGAGTTCGCGCAGGCGATGCGGCGTCTTGGAAGTTATGTCACGGTTGTCGAGCGCCACGAGAGGCTTGCACGGCGCGAAGACCCCGATGTGTCGGAGGCTCTCGAAAAGCTGTTTGCCGACGAAGGAATCGATGTCATCACCGGTGCAAATGTGATCCGGGTGAGCGGAGTCTCCGGAGAACGCGTTCAACTTATCGCGACTGTCAACAACGCTGAGATTACTCTTGAGGGTTCGCATCTGTTGGTCGCAACCGGTCGAACGCCCAACACGGAAAACATCGGGCTTGAAGTGGCGGGTGTTGCCACGACTGTCCACGGGCATATCCAGGTCAACGAGCGGCTTGAGACAACGGCGCCGGGCGTGTGGGCAGTCCGCACTTTACGCACATCGCCTTCGACGACTTTCGCATCGTGCGGGATAATCTGGCGGGCCGTCATCGAGTTACGACAGGCAGGCAGGTTCCGTCCTGCGTGTTTACCGATCCGGAGCTGGCGCGCGTTGGACTGAATGAGACTCAGGCCAGGGAGCAGAGCATCGCCTACCGATTGGGTAGGATTCCGATGGAAGCTGCGCTGCGCACACGCACACTCGCTGAAACTCGCGGATTTCTAAAGGCGCTGGTTAGTACTGAAGATGATCGCATTCTGGGTTTTACCGGCTTCGGCGCAGGCGCTGGGGAATTGCTTGCTCCGGTGCAGCTTGCCATGAGCGCGGGCCTGCCATACATGGCGTTGCGCGATCTGATTCTGACTCACCCTACGCTGTCGGAAGGTCTTGTTGCGCTCTTTTCGACTGTGCCGCGGCTATAGGGTTTCTACGGCTGGCAGGCGTGCCGCTTCGGCGGCGATGCTGCGGAGTGTTGGCAATACGGCGCCGAGTGCAGATGGTGCTGCGTTGTGGGTGCCGAGAGAAAAGTAGACGTTGCGATACGCGTTATAGAGCCGCTCATAGACGGCGACAGCCGCCGGTTGAGGTTCTATGGTGCGGAACGGAAGACAGACTGCTTCCTGCGCGGCCTCGATTGTCGGGTAGACTCCGGCGGCGAGCAGTGCAAAGATTCCGGAGCCGAGGCTTGTCGGCACGCCTGCGGGGACCAGAACCGGCTTGTTGAGCACATTCGCGTAAACCTGGTTCAGCACTTCGTTCTTTTGCGGAATTCCGCCGGCGTTGATCACCCGTTCAACGCGGACGCCATGCTTAGCCATGCGTTCCAGAATGATGCGGGTGTGAAATGCGGTGCCTTCGATGGCCGCAAACAACTCGTCCTGCGCGGTATGGAGCAGGTTCCAGCCCAGGGTTACACCGCCTAGTTCGGGATTTACGAGCACAGTGCGGTCGCCGTTATCCCAGCTTAGCCGCAGGAGGCCGGTTTGGCCTGCGCGATAGCTTTCCAAACCCTGCGAAAGCGCCGATACGGTGCTGCCCGCGCGGCGCGCGATTGCTTCGAAGATATCGCCGGTCGCCGACAGGCCTGCTTCGATGCCGGTGAAATCCGGATGCACGCTGCCAGGTACGACGCCGCAGACGCCGGGAACCAATTCCGCCTCTTTGGCCATGGCAATGATGCAAGTTGAGGTGCCGACGACGTTGACTACGTCGCCCTCACGAATGTGCGAGCCGATGGCGTCCCAATGGGCGTCAAAGGCGCCTACGGGAATCGGGATTCCTGCGTGCAGGCCGAGTTCTGCCGCCCACTTGGGCGAGAGGTGGCCTGCGATGTGGTTGGATGTTAGAAACTCGCCGCCCAGTTTGGCGCGCACCCCGGCCAGCAGCGGGTCTACCGATACGAGGAACTCTTCGGGCGGAAATCCGCCCCAGCGCGGATTCCATAGCCATTTGTGGCCCATGGCGCAGACGCTGCGTTTGAGGTTCGCGGTTGAAGTTACGCCGGAGAGCGTCGCCGCGACCATGTCGCAGTGTTCGAGAGCTGTCACGAATTCGCTGCGCCTGGCCGGGTTGTGGCGTAGCCAGTGCAGCAGCTTGGCAAAGCCCCACTCATGCGAGTAAACGCCTCCGCACCAGTCGATTGCTTCGAGGCCCGCTGCGTGTGCGCGCGCCGTAATCTCCTCAGCCTCGGCCTTCGCTCGGTGGTCGCACCAAAGGTAGTATTCGTCGAGCGGTTCGAGGCCTTCGCCGACGGGAATTACGCTGGAGCCCGTGGTATCGAGGGCGATGGCTACGATGCCTGCGCCGGCCACGCCAGTCTCTTCAAGCACCGCGCGTGTGGCGCGCACCAGCGCCTGCATCTGATGGTGGTGCGATTGGGTGGCGAAATCCGGGTCTTCGCGACGGCGATGCAGCGCATACTCGGCCGATGCCGTGCCGATCGGACCTTTCTGGCTGTGAACCAGGGTAACGCGAACACTGAGGGTGCCAAAGTCAACGCCGGCAACGATAGGCATAGCAAACTCTCCGAGAAAACGATTACTGGAGCTTCCCGAAGTCTAAATTAATTGTCCGTACTTGTCATGAAGTAGACAGGATCGGCTAAGGCAAACGTAGTAACTGTTACGAAGGGTACTACCTTTGCGTGCCCATTGCGCCATCGACAAAAAGAAAAGCCGTAGCAAGATTAGAGATAGTTGAATGGCTTCTAATCCTGCTCGGCACAGATACTCAGGACCAGATCGGGTTTTGCCGGATGGCATCTCCACTCAACGAATCGTCAATCGGGTCCGCAGCCTAGTTTCAGTTGAGTCGCGGGAAGATCAGGAGGGTCCTTCATGAACGTTTGCCGCGGATCGTTGCTCAAGCCGAAGCCTGTTTTGGGGCTGCTCGCTGTACTCTTCACGTTCGCTTCCGGCACCGGTATTGCTTCCGCGGCCACGACCATCAAGATTTTGCGCGGCGCAGACCAGCAGACAACCTATGGAGCATCCTTTCCGGATGCGCTGGTGGTCTGGGTCACGGATACTGTTACGGAGCGTGCTGTAACCGGGCTTAAAGTGGACTTTGTGGCAGGAGCGGGAATCGGCCTGACCTCGACTTATGCCATCACGGACGAGTACGGCCTGGCTTCTGTTTCTGCAAGCGGTCTTGGGGCCGGCGATTCGGAAGTTAGTGCGGAGGTTGCGGGCATTCCTGGGACGAAAGTTACTTTCTATAACCTTGCTGTCAATAAGGCGCCGCTCTTCGTGGTTCCCGGCGATCTCAGATCGGTTGTGGGCAGTCCGATTCCGCCTGCGACGAGTTATCGCTTCAAGGGATTTGTGAACGGCGACACGGAAGATAGCGCGCAAATCACGGGTACTCCTGTTCTTACGACGACGGCTACCGACCATAGCCCACACGCTAACTACGCGATCAAGGGCAACGTTGGAAGCTTGTCAGCACCTAACTATACTTTCGTGCCTGAATTCGGAACCCTGGCGATCCTTGAGAGGCAGACATGGGACGGGCTTGCTTCCGGCGACGCGGCTGCAATAGAGGCGGCCGTCATCGAGCCGTCGGCCATCGAAGGCGAGAGTCGGGTGCATACGGCGTTTCTCGGACAGCTTGAGAGCTTGACGATGGTGCAGCCAAACTTCATTGCGGGACTCCGCGGCGAATCCGGCATATTTGTTCGAGCGGCAATCTGGTCAAATCCTGTTGCTTCTTCCGCTTACACGCAGAGTCTTCCGGCTCAGACTGCGATTGAGAATGTGCCGTTGGCTAACATGACAGCTTTGCCAACCTTTGCGGCCGGAATGCGAATCGGTTCGGACGCACCAGTGCATTCGGTGGTTTTGCCCCACGTTGTAACCGCCTCGACCCTTGCGAAGAGTTCCAGCACAAGGTCTGCAATACCGGCTGTCGTATCGGACAGTCGAAAAGGTTCGGATGCGCCTGTGCGGGCTGCTTTCGTCTCTAAACCGTCGATCGTTTCGGTAGCGGTGCAGAACTCCAACTCGGGACAGGCCATCCGCAAGGCATTTAATCCCCCCGGAAACGAATAAGCATCGGTTCGTTGGCGTTGCAAGAGACGTGCGACGCATTCGAACTGACGAAGCAGGCCGCCACGCCTGGAGATGCGCGGCGGCCTGTGATCATTTGCGGTCGAATTTCCGATCCTATTTTCGGTTCTATTTTCTGTCCAGGCGGAAGGCAGCAGCCTGGAAGTCACCGTGCAGGTCGAGATCGACGCCGTGATTCATCCACCACGAGCCGCTGGCTTGCGCCGGGGTTCCGGGTATGGCCTTGCCTTCGATGCTTGTCAGAGAATATTCCGCAGTGGGGTCAAGCCCCAGCAATTGCAGACGTGGAAAGCCGCGTTCTTCCTGCGTAGAGTGAGCGAAAGCGAAGAAGACAGCCTGCGACTTGTCCGGCGAGACTGTTTCCGTTGCTGAGAATTCGCTTCCGTTGGTCGGAGAAATCAGCCGGTAGAGGTCGCCCTGGGTGATTGTCTTTTGCACCTGATGGTACGCGGCTATCAGGCGTTTGGTAGTCGTCAGATCGGCATCGGACCACTTGTTCAAGTTCCCGCCGATGCCCAGCGAACCTTGCATGGAGACAAGCATTCGATAGGTGACTGAGGTCGTGCGCCCGTTGAGCCAATGTGGCGAATCGGTTACCCAGGCCATCATCACCTGCACGGGATAGGCGCGCGTGAAGCCATCCTGCTGGGTTAGCCGGTCGAGCGGGTCGGTGTTGTCCGACGGCCAAACTTCGTCGGTGTAGTGCAGTATGCCGAGATCGACGCGGCCACCGCCGCCAGAGCAGCTTTCTATTTCCACTCCAGGATGCTTCGCGCGTAACTCAGCCAGGATAGAGTAGAGATTGCGCGTGAACTGGACGTAAACCTTCTTCTGTTCCTCTGGCGGAAGCTGGTCCCAGCCGGGCTCGCTCCAGTTGCGGTTGTAATCCCACTTGAGAAAGGCGATCTGGTTTTCGGAAAGTAATTTGTCGAGGAAGCCGTAGACGTAATCGCGCACGTCCTGGCGGGCGAGATTCAGTACGAGCTGATTGCGCTGTTCCGTGCGCGGTCTGCCGGGGAAGTTCAGCACCCAGTCGGGATGTTGGCGATAGAGATCGGAGTTGGGATTGACCATCTCTGGCTCAACCCAGAGTCCGAAGTCCATTCCGAGTGAGTGGACCTTGTCGATCAGAGGCTTCAGCCCGTTGGGAAATTTTTCCTTGTTCACATACCAGTCGCCGAGTCCGGCGTGGTCTGTTTTGCGCTGGCCGAACCAGCCATCGTCCATCACAAAGCGGTCGATACCGAGTGCGGCGGCTTTTTCGGCGAGTGCTTCCTGTCCGGCTTCGGTCACGGCGAATTCGGTCGCCTCCCAGGAGTTGTAGATGACTGGTCTGGGCTTCGGATTGGGTCCTTCAGGCAGAATGTGGGAGACGGTGAAGTGATTCAGCAGTCGCGATGCGCCGCCAAAGCCGTGATGCGAATATCCGGCGTAGAAGACCGGGGTTTCAAGCTTTTCTCCGGTTTTGAGCTGGTAGCCGAAGTCGAAAGGGTTGAATCCGCCAGTGATGCGGACCTTATCGATCTGGTCCTGTTCGACGACGATGCGCCAGGAACCGCTCCACGCGAGTGCTCCGAACCAGGTTTCGCCGTGTTCCTCGTCGGCGTCGCCTTTGCCGATGGCAAACCACGGATTGGCTTGATGGCCGGTCGTTCCGCGCCGGCTTTCGAGCACTCGTTCCCCAGCCTGGATCGTCTCCCGATTCAGGGTCCATTCGCCGGCCCAGCGGCCAGTCAGGTAATTGAGGGTGTAGTGCGCAGGGGGCAGAGAAAACGACGCTGCCGCGGCCTGTTCGATCATGACCGGCTTTGGCTCGCTATTCTCTATAGTTGCCGAACGCGCGAGGATGCCGCTTTCGGGATCGATCTTGTAGTGCAGTGTTACCGTGATCGCACGGCTGATGTCTTTGAGCGTGATTTCGAGGGAATTCACGTCGGGCTTGGTGCTCGAAACGTAGTGCAGCACGAGGTCGCGATTGCCGTCGGCGAAGGTGACTTTAAGCGCTGGTTCCTGGAAGAGTCCCGCGCCCCAGCCGGCATATTCTTGCGGCGTGTTGTTGTAAGAGGAGTCGAAGGATGCCAACTCCTTTTCGGGGTGGGCCGGAGGGACCGCATCCTGTGCACTGATGCGTCCCCCCCAGTAAAGCTGCTGCAATTCTCCGCGCTCA
This portion of the Acidicapsa acidisoli genome encodes:
- a CDS encoding ribulokinase, which encodes MPIVAGVDFGTLSVRVTLVHSQKGPIGTASAEYALHRRREDPDFATQSHHHQMQALVRATRAVLEETGVAGAGIVAIALDTTGSSVIPVGEGLEPLDEYYLWCDHRAKAEAEEITARAHAAGLEAIDWCGGVYSHEWGFAKLLHWLRHNPARRSEFVTALEHCDMVAATLSGVTSTANLKRSVCAMGHKWLWNPRWGGFPPEEFLVSVDPLLAGVRAKLGGEFLTSNHIAGHLSPKWAAELGLHAGIPIPVGAFDAHWDAIGSHIREGDVVNVVGTSTCIIAMAKEAELVPGVCGVVPGSVHPDFTGIEAGLSATGDIFEAIARRAGSTVSALSQGLESYRAGQTGLLRLSWDNGDRTVLVNPELGGVTLGWNLLHTAQDELFAAIEGTAFHTRIILERMAKHGVRVERVINAGGIPQKNEVLNQVYANVLNKPVLVPAGVPTSLGSGIFALLAAGVYPTIEAAQEAVCLPFRTIEPQPAAVAVYERLYNAYRNVYFSLGTHNAAPSALGAVLPTLRSIAAEAARLPAVETL
- a CDS encoding FUSC family protein; its protein translation is MATTIANPNANAAETWARRIWLDLQPTPGRLSASLRILLASLLTLIFLLVWQIPALSIPLYFVFIIGRDSPSVSLRSGVLTLLTLAAGVAAELSLVALSDNSPVARVLGVAVVSFLGGMLVLAASVPTLGSTWGLIFCTLISTWERHVSENTLVKGSLWLLAGASVAVGCAIAVEYVFGARHPARALIEERRNRWRALVAMFTLYAQGAEPEVLQQAVLRVARLAVAGQSEMQRLYNAIVDRNLDFGSLPIGARVRITMLAELMDVSAAFGSQTPIADDPKIQHRCAQIATECDALLHDEVPQHEDYMAPGMETNLTLLDRVEGNLHVIASMPHDFSPERDRELVALPTNKVPLLIPGAFKDPNTWAFGLKISLCATLCYIVYWAVDWPGISTSVITVLVAGLATTGAIKQKFAFRLAGALIGGLILGLGCTAFLFPEMDSITSLVVLVAIVAFGSAWIGGGRQFSYVGLQIIFSFYLVAFEDFQAPTQLAPARDRLIGILLALGVMWIVFDTMWPVRTVTAMRRALASILRSDAELFRTELTSIPHEELIRQTDVLRDRIGKTMAAIRSMNDAVEYEFGLDRQKHMDTAVHILRSALTAVALLWNELAVLHKEEDADFLVQSSLRDLRRKLSDRLDQLAASVVEESAVSAGQVACEADAEILGNPRYGEYARHVIARYEELQSTLAGLESAR
- a CDS encoding MBG domain-containing protein, giving the protein MNVCRGSLLKPKPVLGLLAVLFTFASGTGIASAATTIKILRGADQQTTYGASFPDALVVWVTDTVTERAVTGLKVDFVAGAGIGLTSTYAITDEYGLASVSASGLGAGDSEVSAEVAGIPGTKVTFYNLAVNKAPLFVVPGDLRSVVGSPIPPATSYRFKGFVNGDTEDSAQITGTPVLTTTATDHSPHANYAIKGNVGSLSAPNYTFVPEFGTLAILERQTWDGLASGDAAAIEAAVIEPSAIEGESRVHTAFLGQLESLTMVQPNFIAGLRGESGIFVRAAIWSNPVASSAYTQSLPAQTAIENVPLANMTALPTFAAGMRIGSDAPVHSVVLPHVVTASTLAKSSSTRSAIPAVVSDSRKGSDAPVRAAFVSKPSIVSVAVQNSNSGQAIRKAFNPPGNE
- a CDS encoding dihydrolipoyl dehydrogenase family protein, which produces MAEVEKYDVLVLGSGEAGKYIAWHQASAGKRAAVIERRYVGGSCPNIACLPSKNVIHSAKVASYVERSGEFGVVFDTPPESHIDMVQVRERKRAMVEGLVQMHLGNFRKSGAEIVMGFGRFVAQKTIEVALQDGGTRLLHGEMVVLSTGSRTRMEVIPGLAEAQPLTHIEALELDVVPQQLLILGGGFIALEFAQAMRRLGSYVTVVERHERLARREDPDVSEALEKLFADEGIDVITGANVIRVSGVSGERVQLIATVNNAEITLEGSHLLVATGRTPNTENIGLEVAGVATTVHGHIQVNERLETTAPGVWAVRTLRTSPSTTFASCGIIWRAVIELRQAGRFRPACLPIRSWRALD
- a CDS encoding alpha-galactosidase, which gives rise to MNPRNLKTFPKTHLSISVALPLVAFLAFCTQAFAQPESSSPSQPVFRLDGGDTTYAFGVNERGELQQLYWGGRISAQDAVPPAHPEKELASFDSSYNNTPQEYAGWGAGLFQEPALKVTFADGNRDLVLHYVSSTKPDVNSLEITLKDISRAITVTLHYKIDPESGILARSATIENSEPKPVMIEQAAAASFSLPPAHYTLNYLTGRWAGEWTLNRETIQAGERVLESRRGTTGHQANPWFAIGKGDADEEHGETWFGALAWSGSWRIVVEQDQIDKVRITGGFNPFDFGYQLKTGEKLETPVFYAGYSHHGFGGASRLLNHFTVSHILPEGPNPKPRPVIYNSWEATEFAVTEAGQEALAEKAAALGIDRFVMDDGWFGQRKTDHAGLGDWYVNKEKFPNGLKPLIDKVHSLGMDFGLWVEPEMVNPNSDLYRQHPDWVLNFPGRPRTEQRNQLVLNLARQDVRDYVYGFLDKLLSENQIAFLKWDYNRNWSEPGWDQLPPEEQKKVYVQFTRNLYSILAELRAKHPGVEIESCSGGGGRVDLGILHYTDEVWPSDNTDPLDRLTQQDGFTRAYPVQVMMAWVTDSPHWLNGRTTSVTYRMLVSMQGSLGIGGNLNKWSDADLTTTKRLIAAYHQVQKTITQGDLYRLISPTNGSEFSATETVSPDKSQAVFFAFAHSTQEERGFPRLQLLGLDPTAEYSLTSIEGKAIPGTPAQASGSWWMNHGVDLDLHGDFQAAAFRLDRK